The following DNA comes from Magnolia sinica isolate HGM2019 chromosome 18, MsV1, whole genome shotgun sequence.
GGTGGGGTGTCCACACATGTATTTATAAACTGATAAACTTTCCCCACCAAACTTTCCTTGTAATAGAAGATTTCTAAATCAATCTTTACATATTACTTAAACCACAAGCCATATCCATAATACACTTGCCTATCCAACAAAACTTTGACCAAGTCAAACTCATCCAAGTTTAGATATTTCTACGTTAACACCACATACATGTATATGATTAACCTAAATACACATATCCTCCAATATGCCGCCTTATGGCCTATTGTCTTGGGCTCACCATATTCCATGCCAATGATTGGTCatcaaaaacaaatatgagccaTTGATTCTACAAAACAATGCATGATCGAACAAAACACTTTAGTCAAATGATGCCTCGATTTGATCTATGGCTTAGAAAACAGAGAGTTGTAACAAAGATGACCACCATTCTAAGGGTAAGAATCATCAGACTATGGTGATTTTTGCCCAGAGACTGTCGAGATCaacaattacaaaatgatgaaAATCCATTAGTCGTGGAGAGGAGCATGGAGCTAATAAATCTTTATTATAATTATTTCAACAGAGCTTGTATCTTGTCAAGATTTGCCTCGATTCCCCTCTGACTGACTAAAAGGCTGAGGAATTTTCCCAAGGTGACGCCGAAGGCACATTTGctggatttttttcttttgattttccttAATATGGCAAACATCTCCTCGAGGTCGGTCGCATGGTCGGTGGCCTTGATGCTTTTGATAAACATGTTGTCGACGTAGACCTCCATGGAGCATCCGATCTGCCAAGCAAATATCTTATTCATGAGCCGCTGATATGTGGTTGCTGCATTCtttagtccaaaggacatgactttATAGCAGTAGAGTCTCTTGTCGGTGATGAATGACGTCTTCTGCTTTTCATGTAGGTGCATGACGATCTGATTGTAGCTTGAGTAAGCATTTATGAAGCTTAGCAATTCATGCCCTATTGTGTTGTCGACTAACTGGTTGATCATTGGGAGAGGAAAACTATCCTTGTGACATGCTTTGTTTAGGTTCATGTAATCGACACACACCCACCATTTTCCATTGGACTTCTTCGCTAGTACGACGTTGGCGATCCAATTGGGATAATAGATTTCTTCAATGAACCTGGCCCCAAGGAGCTTTTCAACCTCTTCTCCAATGATGGCATATCATTACGGCTGGAACGCTCGTCGCTTTTGCCTTATAGGTCAATAATCGGGGTCCATGTTTAATCTGTGAACCATGATCTCTAGCTTAATGCCACGCATATCCCTGTGGGACCATGCAAAGACATTGGCGTGCCGCTTCAATAGGTCAACAATTTCACCCCGTGGGCAACAATGAACCGACCTGCACGGTTCGGGACGGGTCGTCATCGCAAAGAGGTATGACTACTAGTTTTTCCATCGGGGATCCTCTTTCGAGGAACTCATCTTAGGGATCAAACGATGTGACAGTCACTATATTTTTCACGCTCTTACCCTCAGTGCCCTAGAATAGCACTAGCAGGCCTCGTGTTAATCGCCCCTGACTTGCCCAACACAGTGTTTGGTGGGGAACTTCATCATGAGGTGGTAGGTTGAGACTACCACCTTCATGCCATTAAGATATGGTCGGCCTAGGATGAAGTTGTAAACGGAGGGACAATCTACCACCAGAAAGTCAACCACTGTCGTTGTTTAGTTTTGTCCTTCTCCTACGGTAACTGGAAGTAGTATGCTCCCTTCGAAGATGACCAGCTCTCCGGCAAATCCAAGCAGAGGAGTTTGGACAGGTCAGAGGCGAGACCTTCTGATCTCCAATTTGTCAAAGGTGACAACAAAGACAATATCGACTGAGCTGCCCATGTCCACCAAAATACGGTGCACTTTATGGTTGGACACTATCATAATTACCACTAGGACATCGTCGTGTGGATGGTGGACTCCGTGGGCGTCCTCCTCGGTGAAGGTAAGGTCATCGGGGGCCATCTTCTGCTCTTTTGGGGGTCTGCTGGTGATGTTAATATGATATTCTTAGCTTCTAGGGTGAATGCTCCTGGTATGAGCTCTGCGGGCTCTATTCAAGTCCCCTCCTTTCGCGGACCCACTAAATATGGTACGAATCTCTCCTTTTGCTTCGTTATCATTCTGATGGCTTTGATGTTCGGTCATTTGATCTGGTCGCTCCTCTCTTCTCCTATAGACATACTCTCGCAAGTGTCCATTGTGAATGAGGGCCTCAATTTCTTCGTTGAGGTTGAAGCAATTGCTGATGGCGTGCCCTTGGTCACGATAGAAGTGACATTACTTCCtcttatctcattttttggcatcAGTTTTCATCCTATTCGGCCACCTTAAGATCCTTTTGTCATGAACTTTCATAAAAACCTATTCGGGGGTAGTGTTTAAGGGAGTGTAGGAGTGGAATCTACTTTCGGGCCTCCGGTACAGGCGTTGACTCTTTCTTGAGTCCTCATCCCTTCTTCTTTTGTTGCTGACAGCCTGTGGCTGCACCTCCTCTCTGTGTTTCGTCCTTAGCCGAACTCCCAGCACTCTGGGTGGCTTTTTGTGAGTTGAAAAGCTCCTTGGCATTAGAGTATTTCTGGGCGAGGTTAAGGAGGTCGACTAAGGTCATTGGAGGGTTCTTGCCGATTGAGAAGAGAAACCTTCATTCTCCGAGATTAGCTATCATTGTGGCCAAGGCTATCTGATCTGAATAACCTTCTACTTGCATCACTTCCTGGTTGAACTGCGTGATGTAGTCTTTAAACAGTTCGTCCTCCCTTTGGGTAATAAATAGTGAGGAGAGTAGTCGTTGGTTTTCGCCTATCCTTCCTGCTAATAAACTACATGATGAATGTTTTGTTGAGCTACATGAACGAGTTGATAGACTTTGGCTTCAGCTATCGACACCACTTTCGTGTAGCTCCTGATAGAGTCAAGGAGAAAGCTCAACACATTACTGAGCTTGATGCGCTGTGAAGCTCCATCTACACCCTGAACAATCCCAGGTTGCTAGACCCGAGAATAAGGGGTGATCTATGACATTCAGAATCTGGGCGGGAGCTGAGCTCCCATGATATCGTTAGTGAATGATGGTTTGATCTTCTCCAGCATGGCTTCAATGGAGGTTGAAACTTGTGCGTGGTAGGCTTGGCGGATGTCACTGATGTGACCTCGCGGTTCCTTCAACTCAGCTTCCTAGGGGACCTCATTCTCTCATATCTCAGGAAGTACTTCGGGGGGCCTTTCCACGTCTCCGATTTTCTGGCGTATGGCATAAATTGGAGTTGTCGAGCTTAGTAGTCTTCGCAGTCCAAGCTGGCACTTGACTGGGCTACCCTAGTTGTAGTCCAGATTCGTGAGGATTCAAGGGAACCCGTGGGGGATGGGACTGCTCGGTGGTAGCATCGACCTCTGCCTACGTCTCCGATTTTCTGGCGTATGGCATAAATTGGAGTTGTCGAGCTTAGTAGTCTTCGCAGTCCAAGCTGGCACTTGACTGGGCTACCCTAGTTGTAGTCCAGATTCGTGAGGATTCAAGGGAACCCATGGGGGATGGGATTGCTCGGTGGTAGCACCGACCTCCGCCCCATGACTAGGAGGTGGATCCTACCTCTCCAGAATCCACATTAAATAGTTCATATTGTCGTTTAAGTGGTTTTCCAGAAAGACGAGTCTTCCACTCTAGCTATAGGACCTGGGTGTAGGTGATGCGGGGGTGGATCCCGCCTGATGTTGAGAAGGTACATTTCGAATGTCGACAGAACTGAGGCTGGTGTAGGCACCGCAATGGCGGCTaatgtcttcttctttccttttgccATTGTAAATAAATTGGTAGTGAGATCCTTTCACACCTTCAAGATCCTTTATCAGTAGACTGGACCACTATTTATAGCCTTGGGATGTCCTCCTTGGATGGAAAGCTTTCCTACTTGGCAagtagttgtcttttgagatcccCGGCAGAGATCTTGGAACAACCTTAGCGATAAGATCAACTAGTCGGAACTAGTGGAGGTTGCACTAGATGGCTGAGGTCGACCAGATGATGTCGAACTTGAGGTGAAGGTCTGAGGCCGTCCTGAGTTGGATGTCGGGTCACAATTAAAGTCAATGTCGATGCGTACTAACCAATGTAGTAGTTCATCGGCTGGTAAGAGTTCATTAGGAGCTTGGATTTCTTCAACAATAATCGAAGTGTCAGGTCGTTTGCAAGGCTCAGGTCTAGTTGTCAAGCTGGATTGTCCCTCCAGAGACACTATAGTTTCTCTCACACAGATCATACTTGGTCGGTCCTTTTTTATACATAACACAATACATTTAGTTGCATTATAGGCTTCCCATACAACCAGATGTTTCAACATGTAGGGCAAGCTAGTTCTCCAATTAGACATTGATTCATTATAACGagttaaattatcaatttaagaATCCACTTGATCAGGGGGACCGTTTATGATTGATCTAACAAAACACTTTAGTCAAATGGTGCCTCGATTTGATCTATGGCTTAGAAAACAGAGAGTTGTAACAAAGATGACCACCATTCTAAGGGTAAGAATCATCAGACTCTGGTGATTTTTGCTCAGAGACTGTCGAGATCAACAATCACAAAATGATGAAAATCCATTAGTCGTGGAGAGGAGCACGGAGCTAATAAATCTTTATTATAATTATTTCAAAGAGACAATAACTGAAATAAAACCAAATAACATCTCTGGTCATTATTAACGTTGACATCAATTCAATATTTTGGCATTCTATTTTGAATCTCCTTTTGACAATAACAAATCCTGATTGTCATTCATATCAGAAACTAACCCCGTCCCTGATTGCTTGTACTTGTACCAATTCGCCCAGTAGAGGTAGTTGAGGAAGTTGAGGAAACTGAGGATGGCAACCAACCAGTAGAACAGATCGAGGTGGTTTGTGTTGAGGTTGTTCCCATTTAGCCAACCTTTGCTGCTTGTAGAATTCTTCGTCACGGCATTGACGACATTGACTAACACAGAACTGAAGAAAAACCCAAGAGCCATGGAGCACCAAGCGAATGCAGTGCCCAACGACCGAAGCCCTGTTGGAGCTTGGCTGTAGAAGAACTCAAGTAAACCCACGAAGGTGAAAAGATCGGCGATCCCAAATATAAAAAATTGGAAGCTCAACATGAACACACTCATGGGTAATTTAGTCATCATTGGATTGGCAAAAACAAGATGGTGTTCCTTTGCCACGTCCTTACGCTTTGATTCTACAATCGCAGCTGCGGCCATGGAAAGGATGGACAGGACTAATCCAACTGCCACACGTTGTAGGTGGGTGATCCCAGTTTCCAGTCCTGTTAGCTTTCTAGCAAAGGGAACAAACACCCTATCATAGATGGGTGTGAGGATGACGATAAAGGTCATGGGAATGATAGGTAATGAAGCCGGCGGTATCTTGAGGCTCCCTACCTTGTTATCCATTGTAATCCCTTGTTGGACCGAAAACGTCTGGAGCTGAGCAAGACATGTGTTCATCAGCAAAGTGCATGCGAAGATGGGAACCATCCTCAGTAGAATCTTCACTTCTTCAACACCTGTGACTGTGCATAGCTTCCATTCACTCGTGTCGCTTACAAGAGCTTCTTCATTTTGGGGAAGGATTGCGGCCTTGTCTAAGAACCTAAATTGTTGTGTGTGGTGAAGTCTATCCTTATCTGAATTCTTGCCGGTCTTCTCTTCATACAGGTGAGATTCGTTGTTTGGTAAGTCAAGATTACGGTTCCTAAAGGCCGCCACAAGGACTTGAAGGATCTTAGTGAAGGGACTTCCAGCTGGGATCTTGTTGCGATACATGGTGTATCCCAAAGAGACAATGAGGAGGCCAAGAAAGATGGCTGATGTTGAAATGGAAAGAGCAACATCCCATCCCTTATTGTCCTGAAGCCAGACGAGGAAGGTCACACCAATGGAAGAGCCTACGCAAAGACTAAATAGGAAGAAATTGAAGAAGGAAGAGATGAGACTGCGCTCCTTTGAATCATTCTCATCGAACTGATCAGCACCTAAGGTCGGCAAAGTTGCCTTGAGGCCTCCTGATCCCAATGCAATCAGATACAGACCCGAGAAAAGAAAAGTGGCCTTCCTTCCATTAACATGTTGGCAGTTGGCAAGAGGATTGAATATTTGACATGGTGGCTCTTGAAGCGACTTTACGCGTGCTTGGATGGTGAGTAGCATGAAGCCCTGGCAATAAACCAAAGAAGCATTCACATCGTGGAATAGGAAGAATATCCCCTGTTTGGAATTGGAACCTACCGGGGAAAGAtattgtgatttttttaaaaaaataaaaaagtgaaaaaacCCCATCTGACAAACATGCTTGCTCATATTACAAACACGTCCGCGCCACTGGCTGACTTTTTTAGATGAATTAAAGTTGAAAATTAGTCACAATTATTTCAGTGACTTAATACTTATGTTGAcattattataataatatgaCAATTTAGATGGCATTTTTATCATAATATATTTTCCCCAGAGGTTACAAACAAGGCCTGTAAGGTAATAAAAATCCGAATAAGGCCTATAAGTTAACTTGAAAGAGAGCGCCACTTACCAATAATTCAAAGGAGCCAAAGATAAGGAGGGTCTTTGATCTTGTGAGATAGGCATCGGAGATGAAGGCCCCCACCAAAGAGAGTAGGAAGGTTGTTCCCATATAGTTGGTCAACATGTCCGCCGATTCTGACATGCTGTAATGCATGTGCAAGTAGAAATATGTTATCAAATTCGCTGATGTTCCAAGGTTTGCCATGTTCTCCAGAGCCGCCGCAGCTTTACTCATTTACCACATGTATAAGATGAGGAAGAAGCATTAAAACAGATACATATATAAAACACGAGATTAGTAGCTAGACATCTGTATTAGAAATAGGAG
Coding sequences within:
- the LOC131233674 gene encoding protein NRT1/ PTR FAMILY 4.6-like; protein product: MEKSMEISKDSEKGVVSSAVDGFIDYKGNPVNKFRHGGIKATIFVFAAAALENMANLGTSANLITYFYLHMHYSMSESADMLTNYMGTTFLLSLVGAFISDAYLTRSKTLLIFGSFELLGFMLLTIQARVKSLQEPPCQIFNPLANCQHVNGRKATFLFSGLYLIALGSGGLKATLPTLGADQFDENDSKERSLISSFFNFFLFSLCVGSSIGVTFLVWLQDNKGWDVALSISTSAIFLGLLIVSLGYTMYRNKIPAGSPFTKILQVLVAAFRNRNLDLPNNESHLYEEKTGKNSDKDRLHHTQQFRFLDKAAILPQNEEALVSDTSEWKLCTVTGVEEVKILLRMVPIFACTLLMNTCLAQLQTFSVQQGITMDNKVGSLKIPPASLPIIPMTFIVILTPIYDRVFVPFARKLTGLETGITHLQRVAVGLVLSILSMAAAAIVESKRKDVAKEHHLVFANPMMTKLPMSVFMLSFQFFIFGIADLFTFVGLLEFFYSQAPTGLRSLGTAFAWCSMALGFFFSSVLVNVVNAVTKNSTSSKGWLNGNNLNTNHLDLFYWLVAILSFLNFLNYLYWANWYKYKQSGTGLVSDMNDNQDLLLSKGDSK